A window from Fragaria vesca subsp. vesca linkage group LG5, FraVesHawaii_1.0, whole genome shotgun sequence encodes these proteins:
- the LOC101312738 gene encoding protein NSP-INTERACTING KINASE 2-like, with product MRTEREVMSREAVIVALDAKRRRGSVEIVEWAFSYLVRPGDILLVLGVLQDDQLPKKHPCFPFFNIFSATSACERSEMVDDEDPDSVVIKEKYAKRRGEYQTGLQTINCLCQSNEVKLQVKFAVGYCPARLAIEEARNLNSRWILLDSHFRKSRLFLRGHVSCNIAVMKDKYYATLMLSNDTPPHIFPKINPGENYNSEHGMEVHSNSLVPDQLRMSTAPAPYRQNPCCYPLSWRTGFPRVFSQKELEVITNGFTDDYVSREEKSMKVYEGILQDTTVLVKAYEEVNKGFWSVLKILSRVCHRNILNLVGYCYTGAAAYLVFDFPCLGNIQMNFQIEELAKNLGWRARWSIAQEIGGSLRYLHEECADAPIIHKSVCSCNVSLSHDYSAMLGNLKDAEWLDGDVARYSNFEEDERLFVDIRGYGKFILELITGKSACCFPNQGKDQSLIDWAMPLLENGELKELMDCRVSETAGDARMVRHMAHAALRCLNVDSDHKLSISEAVAIVRGDERVVSIQALKIFE from the exons ATGAGAACTGAGAGGGAGGTGATGTCAAGAGAGGCTGTAATTGTGGCGCTGGACGCAAAAAGGAGAAGAGGAAGCGTGGAAATAGTGGAATGGGCCTTCAGCTACTTGGTTCGTCCAGGAGACATCCTCCTTGTCTTGGGAGTTCTGCAAGATGATCAACTCCCCAAGAAGCATCCCTGCTTTCCATTCTTCAATATTTTCTCCGCCACCAGCGCAT GCGAGCGTTCAGAAATGGTGGACGATGAGGACCCGGATTCTGTAGTGATTAAAGAGAAATATGCGAAAAGGAGAGGAGAGTACCAGACTGGCCTCCAAACTATAAACTGCCTATGCCAAAGCAATGAG GTGAAGCTGCAAGTTAAATTTGCGGTGGGGTATTGTCCTGCGAGATTGGCAATTGAGGAAGCACGAAACCTTAATAGTCGGTGGATTTTACTGGACAG TCACTTTCGGAAGTCCAGACTTTTTCTTAGGGGACATGTAAGCTGCAACATTGCAGTAATGAAGGATAAATATTATGCTACGTTGATGCTATCAAATGATACCCCACCTCACATCTTTCCTAAGATTAATCCTGGAGAAAATTACAATTCAGAACATGGTATGGAAGTGCATAGTAACAGTTTAGTTCCTGATCAATTACGAATGTCAACTGCACCTGCACCTTATCGACAAAATCCTTGTTGCTACCCACTGTCTTGGAGAACTGGTTTCCCTCGAGTATTTTCACAGAAAGAACTTGAAGTGATAACAAATGGCTTTACCGATGACTATGTTTCTAGAGAAGAAAAGAGCATGAAAGTTTACGAAGGAATATTGCAAGACACAACTGTTTTAGTCAAGGCTTACGAAGAAGTGAATAAAGGCTTCTGGTCAGTGCTAAAGATCCTTTCTCGGGTATGTCACCGAAATATCTTGAACCTCGTAGGGTACTGCTACACTGGTGCTGCTGCGTACTTGGTCTTCGACTTTCCATGTTTGGGTAACATTCAAATGAACTTTCAAA TTGAGGAATTGGCTAAGAATCTGGGATGGAGAGCAAGATGGTCTATTGCTCAAGAGATAGGTGGAAGCTTGCGCTATCTTCACGAGGAATGCGCTGATGCACCTATTATTCATAAATCTGTTTGTTCATGTAATGTTTCTCTTTCTCATGATTACTCTGCAATG CTTGGCAACCTCAAAGATGCTGAATGGCTTGATGGAGATGTTGCCAG ATACTCAAATTTCGAAGAAGACGAGCGCCTTTTCGTAGACATACGTGGTTATGGAAAATTCATCCTGGAGCTTATTACAGGAAAAAGTGCATGTTGCTTTCCAAACCAAGGGAAGGATCAGTCCTTGATTGACTGG GCAATGCCACTACTAGAAAATGGTGAGCTTAAGGAACTAATGGACTGCCGAGTGTCAGAAACTGCTGGTGATGCTAGAATGGTACGTCACATGGCCCATGCTGCATTGCGCTGCCTAAATGTTGATTCAGATCATAAGCTTTCGATAAGCGAG GCCGTGGCAATTGTTCGAGGTGATGAACGTGTGGTATCCATTCAAGCACTGAAGATTTTTGAATGA
- the LOC101313029 gene encoding 3-ketoacyl-CoA synthase 7-like, with the protein METLLLRPFLSVTTESFPNSFTYLIAGTTLIIAVLLLELRSTRIYLVDFTCYLPPGRLRVPKAHFIEHVEMSNINGREGIDFQVKVWERSGIGSETSMPDPLHEIPPRESLDDTRNEIEMVFFTVVEDLLSKHKIDPKSIDILVSNCSIFCSTPSISSMIINKFGFRSDIKSVNLSGMGCSAGILSICLAKDLLKVHKNSLALVLSMEAVTPNGYAGKEKSMLLPNVLFRMGGAAILLSNRKQDKGMSKYKLQHLVRTHLGSNDEAYESVFHKADEDGCEGVSLSRALLSVATKALKTNISALGPLVLPYSEQFRFAWSVIRKKIRILPRQKGVYVPNFKKAIEHYCIHAGGRAVIDGIEKSLKLQKEDAEASRMTLHRFGNTSSSSIWYELCYLEAKGMVKKGNKVWQIAFGSGFKCNSAVWKCVSDVDPTKRNAWSDGINLYPIIDDEIPT; encoded by the coding sequence ATGGAGACTTTGCTGCTTAGACCATTCTTATCTGTCACTACAGAATCATTTCCGAACTCCTTTACCTATTTGATAGCTGGAACCACTTTGATCATTGCGGTTCTCCTTTTAGAACTCAGATCAACGAGGATATACCTAGTTGATTTCACTTGCTATCTGCCTCCTGGTAGATTGCGGGTTCCAAAGGCGCACTTCATCGAACATGTGGAGATGTCTAACATCAATGGCAGAGAGGGTATTGATTTCCAAGTAAAGGTATGGGAAAGATCAGGCATTGGTTCAGAGACTAGCATGCCTGATCCACTGCACGAAATCCCGCCTCGTGAGTCTTTGGATGATACTCGTAACGAAATTGAAATGGTTTTCTTCACTGTTGTTGAAGACCTTCTTTCCAAGCACAAAATTGATCCAAAAAGCATCGACATTCTTGTGTCAAATTGCAGCATTTTCTGCTCAACACCATCCATTAGTTCAATGATCATAAACAAGTTTGGATTTCGAAGCGACATAAAGAGCGTCAACCTCAGTGGAATGGGCTGCAGTGCTGGAATCTTGTCAATTTGTTTGGCCAAGGATCTTCTCAAAGTTCACAAAAACTCGTTGGCATTAGTCCTCAGCATGGAAGCTGTAACTCCCAACGGCTATGCGGGTAAGGAAAAATCAATGCTTCTTCCAAACGTCTTGTTTCGGATGGGAGGGGCTGCTATTCTACTGTCGAATAGGAAGCAGGACAAAGGCATGTCAAAGTACAAGCTCCAGCATCTTGTCCGAACCCACCTTGGTTCGAATGACGAAGCATACGAATCTGTTTTCCATAAAGCAGATGAGGATGGATGTGAAGGGGTCTCACTATCAAGAGCCCTGTTGAGTGTGGCAACAAAAGCTCTTAAAACAAACATATCAGCTCTGGGGCCACTTGTGCTACCATACTCCGAGCAGTTTCGGTTTGCATGGTCAGTGATCCGTAAGAAAATCAGGATCTTACCAAGGCAGAAGGGAGTTTATGTGCCAAATTTCAAGAAGGCTATCGAACACTACTGTATACATGCTGGTGGAAGAGCAGTGATAGATGGCATAGAAAAGAGTCTGAAACTGCAAAAGGAAGATGCAGAGGCTTCAAGAATGACATTACATAGATTTGGAAACACATCTTCTTCTTCAATTTGGTATGAGCTTTGTTATTTGGAAGCAAAAGGAATGGTGAAGAAAGGTAACAAAGTATGGCAAATTGCATTTGGAAGTGGCTTCAAGTGCAACAGTGCAGTTTGGAAATGCGTTTCGGATGTTGATCCAACAAAAAGAAATGCATGGTCAGACGGCATCAATTTGTACCCTATAATTGATGATGAAATCCCAACTTAA
- the LOC101311671 gene encoding pentatricopeptide repeat-containing protein At1g10910, chloroplastic-like, protein MEVSALCRNSVPFVLPVPPWSTRVKTSQVSCATTLDNQPLRHDSRRVTRPHSKQYLARQSAILQVQHSSDLESALTRLGGSLNVQDLNAIIRHFGMLKRWHDLSQLFEWMQQNGKVSASSYSSYIKFMGKSLNPVKALEIYNSIQDESTKKNVHICNSVLGSLVRSGKFDGSIKLFHQMKQDGLTPDAVTYSTLLAGCIKFKHGYSKALELVQELQNNELQMDSVIYGTLLAICASNNKWEEAESYFKQMKDEGHLPNEFHYSSLLNAYSISGNYKKADDVVQDMKSAGLVPNKVTLTTLLKAYVRGGLFEKSRELLTELEALGYAEDEMPYCILMDAFAKAGRIEDAKLVFDEIKEKSVRSDGYSYSIMISAFCRGGLVDDAKQLAKDFERTYDKYDLVMLNTMICAYCRAGEMDSVMEMLRKMDELKITPDNNTFHILIKYFCKEKLYMLAYKTMEDMHNKGYPPDEELCSSLMFHLGKIRAYSEAYSIYNILRYSKRTMCKALHEKILHILVAGRLLKDAYVVVKDNPRLISKAATMKFATAFMKLGNINLINDVLKAIDGSGCKIDQGIFQMAISRYISDPDKKDLLLQLLQWMPGQGYTVDSSTRNLILKNSHLFDRQHIAEMLSKQHMISKASKSK, encoded by the exons ATGGAGGTGTCGGCACTCTGCCGAAACTCTGTTCCATTTGTTCTCCCAGTGCCACCTTGGAGCACAAGAGTGAAGACGTCTCAGGTCTCTTGTGCCACAACTCTTGACAACCAGCCCCTCCGGCATGACAGCAGGAGGGTCACAAGGCCTCACTCCAAGCAATATCTAGCTAGACAATCTGCAATTCTTCAAGTCCAGCACTCCTCTGACTTAGAATCAGCTCTTACAAG ATTAGGTGGAAGTTTGAACGTTCAAGACTTGAATGCCATAATACGTCATTTTGGGATGCTGAAAAGATGGCATGATCTTTCCCAG CTCTTTGAATGGATGCAACAGAATGGAAAAGTTAGTGCATCGTCCTATAGTAGCTATATAAAATTCATGGGAAAGAGCCTCAATCCCGTAAAAGCACTAGAAATTTACAATAGCATTCAAGATGAATCAACTAAAAAGAATGTTCACATATGCAATTCGGTTCTTGGTAGTCTGGTCAGGAGTGGCAAGTTTGATGGCAGTATTAAGTTATTTCACCAGATGAAGCAGGATGGCTTAACACCAGATGCTGTCACCTATAGTACG CTTCTTGCAGGTTGCATCAAATTCAAACATGGTTATTCTAAGGCATTAGAGCTGGTTCAAGAATTACAGAATAATGAGCTGCAGATGGACAGTGTAATATATGGTACACTTTTGGCTATCTGTGCTTCAAATAATAAATGGGAAGAAGCAGAAAGTTATTTCAAGCAAATGAAGGATGAAGGCCATTTACCAAACGAATTCCATTACAGCTCTTTGCTCAATGCTTACTCTATAAGTGGGAACTACAAAAAGGCTGATGATGTGGTGCAAGATATGAAATCTGCAGGGTTAGTACCTAATAAG GTTACTTTGACAACTTTATTGAAGGCTTATGTCAGAGGTGGGTTGTTTGAAAAATCAAGAGAATTACTAACCGAACTGGAAGCTTTGGGATATGCTGAAGATGAG ATGCCATACTGTATATTGATGGATGCCTTTGCTAAGGCTGGCCGTATAGAAGATGCTAAATTGGTTTTTGATGAAATAAAGGAGAAATCTGTACGATCAG ATGGATATTCCTACAGTATCATGATTTCTGCTTTCTGCCGGGGTGGCCTTGTAGATGATGCAAAACAGTTGGCTAAGGATTTTGAAAGAACTTATGACAAATATGATTTGGTTATGTTGAACACGATGATCTGTGCCTATTGCAGAGCAGGTGAAATGGATAGTGTAATGGAAATGCTGAGAAAAATGGATGAATTAAAAATCACACCTGATAATAATACCTTCCATATTTTAATAAAGTACTTTTGTAAGGAGAAGTTATACATGCTTGCTTATAAGACCATGGAGGATATGCACAACAAAGGCTACCCACCAGATGAG GAACTTTGTTCCTCCTTAATGTTTCATCTTGGTAAGATAAGAGCGTACTCGGAAGCATACTCTATATACAATATACTAAGGTATAGTAAGCGAACCATGTGCAAGGCCCTTCATGAGAAGATTCTACACATCCTAGTAGCAGGAAGGCTTCTCAAAGATGCTTATGTAGTAGTCAAG GATAATCCGAGGTTGATTTCTAAGGCTGCCACAATGAAATTTGCAACTGCGTTTATGAAATTGGGAAATATCAACTTGATAAATGATGTTTTAAAGGCGATTGATGGTTCTGGTTGCAAGATTGATCAG GGAATATTTCAGATGGCCATATCACGTTATATCTCGGACCCTGACAAGAAGGACCTGCTTCTTCAGTTACTACAGTGGATGCCAGGACAAGGTTATACTGTGGATTCATCTACAAGAAATCTAATACTGAAAAACTCTCACTTATTTGACCGCCAGCACATTGCTGAGATGCTATCGAAGCAGCATATGATATCAAAAGCTTCAAAGTCTAAGTGA
- the LOC101313320 gene encoding anaphase-promoting complex subunit 2-like — MELANLDTLTETSLHEIAQSYSAFCAATETLLNGAGDLSAGPQLTSHVHRLCHHGLQSLVRDHFLAALESTFETNGASKFWRHFHPHDDVSVGEQVLCSALEEISLEKQYQEKCLLLLVHALQTYGHDSDDVSRELFAKYQLSVSSVLMATLPRQFPEILNWYFKGRLEELSTIMAGDEPRDDEDEDERDDMELDEKCRVSYRSGQMEIDECYPQGRFFDNNKLVNNIGRVVHDLRSLGFTSMTEDAYASAIFLFLKDKVHDLAGDDYRISVLDSIKGWIQAVPLQFLHALLAYLGDSVSYESASSGLKSPLAKCPTSFYPGIDTPSEGLVRWQLRLEYFAYETLQDLRIAKLFEIIVDYPDSSPAIEDLKQCLEYTGQHSKLVESFISALQYRLLTAGASTNDILHQYVSTIKALRTIDPAGVFLEAVGEPIRDYLRGRKDTIKCIVTMLTDGTGANPNVSGNTGDSLLEELNRDEESQENIAPEDDFHIDDKQAWINASRWEPDPVEADPLKGSRNRRKVDILGMIVGIIGSQDQLVNEYRVMLAEKLLNKSDYDIDSEIRTLELLKIHFGENSMQKCEIMLNDLIGSKRTNTNIKATIAQPSHTGGELAENRVSMDTLDATIISSNFWPPIQLELQFEDREMQFMVAPLQAAIIMHFQDQKSWSSKDLAAAVGVPIDILNRRINFWTSKGILAESIGEDSDDHVFTLMEGMIDAGKNTANDGNCEDLTAGDEEGESSVASVEDQLRKEMTVYEKFILGMLTNFGSMALDRIHNTLKMFCIADPTYDKTLQQLQSFLSGLVSEEKLELRDGMYFLKK, encoded by the exons ATGGAGCTTGCCAATCTCGACACTCTCACCGAAACCTCCCTCCACGAAATCGCCCAAAGCTACTCCGCCTTCTGCGCCGCCACCGAAACCCTCCTCAACGGCGCCGGAGACCTCTCGGCGGGCCCGCAACTCACTTCTCACGTCCACCGCCTCTGCCACCACGGTCTCCAATCTCTCGTCCGCGACCACTTCCTCGCCGCGCTCGAGAGCACCTTCGAGACCAACGGCGCCTCCAAATTCTGGCGCCATTTCCACCCACACGACGACGTTTCGGTCGGAGAGCAAGTTCTCTGCAGCGCCTTGGAGGAAATCTCTCTGGAAAAGCAGTACCAGGAGAAGTGCTTGCTCCTGCTGGTTCATGCTTTACAGACTTATGGCCATGACTCCGATGACGTCAGCCGGGAGCTCTTTGCTAAGTATCAGTTATCAGTCTCCTCGGTTCTTATGGCCACTCTTCCTCGGCAATTTCCAG AGATACTCAACTGGTACTTTAAGGGAAGGTTGGAGGAACTGAGTACTATAATGGCTGGAGACGAACCTCGTGACGATGAGGATGAAGATGAGAGGGACGATATGGAGTTGGATGAGAAATGTAGAGTGTCATACAGGAGTGGACAAATGGAGATTGATGAATGTTATCCCCAAGGGAGGTTCTTTGATAATAATAAGTTGGTCAACAACATAGGGCGGGTTGTACATGATTTGAGGAGTCTTGGATTCACATCTATGACTGAAGATGCTTACGCATCTGCTATCTTTTTGTTTCTTAAG GACAAAGTTCATGACCTTGCTGGTGATGATTATCGGATTTCTGTTTTGGATTCTATTAAGGGATGGATACAG GCAGTGCCTCTTCAGTTCTTACATGCTCTACTTGCTTATCTCGGTGATTCTGTTAGTTATGAAAGTGCATCATCTGGTCTCAAGTCACCTTTGGCTAAATGCCCTACTTCATTCTATCCTGGAATTGATACTCCATCTGAAGGTCTTGTTAGGTGGCAGTTGCGACTAGAGTATTTCGCTTATGAAACATTGCAAGATCTGAGAATAGCAAAATTATTTGAGATTATTGTGGATTATCCTGACAG CTCTCCTGCTATTGAAGATTTGAAACAGTGTCTTGAGTACACTGGTCAACATTCTAAGCTTGTGGAGTCATTTATTTCGGCACTACAATATCGCTTGCTGACTGCAGGTGCCTCAACAAATGACATTTTGCATCAATATGTTTCAACGATCAAGGCACTCCGGACAATAGATCCAGCAGGTGTGTTCCTTGAAGCAGTGGGTGAGCCAATAAGGGACTATTTAAGGGGAAGGAAAGACACCATAAAGTGCATTGTGACCATGCTTACCGATGGGACTGGTGCAAATCCTAATGTATCTGGAAACACTGGGGATAGCCTTCTTGAAGAATTAAATAGAGACGAAGAAAGCCAAGAGAACATTGCTCCTGAAGATGACTTTCATATTGATGACAAACAAGCTTGGATAAATGCTTCACG CTGGGAGCCTGACCCTGTAGAAGCTGACCCCTTGAAAGGTAGTAGGAACCGAAGGAAGGTTGACATACTTGGAATGATTGTGGGCATAATTGGTTCACAAGACCAACTTGTTAATGAATACCGTGTTATGCTGGCTGAAAAGCTTCTTAACAAATCTGATTATGACATTGATTCAGAGATTCGTACTCTTGAACTCCTCAAG ATACATTTTGGAGAGAACAGCATGCAGAAATGTGAGATTATGCTCAATGATCTGATTGGTTCTAAGAGGACCAACACCAATATTAAAGCAACCATAGCTCAGCCATCTCATACAG GTGGTGAGCTGGCCGAAAACAGGGTATCCATGGATACTCTTGACGCTACAATTATCTCTTCAAATTTTTGGCCTCCAATCCAG TTGGAATTGCAATTTGAAGATAGAGAGATGCAGTTCATGGTTGCTCCTCTTCAAGCGGCAATTATAATGCATTTTCAAGATCAGAAAAG CTGGAGCTCCAAAGATCTTGCAGCTGCAGTTGGGGTTCCAATAGATATACTCAACCGGAGGATCAATTTTTGGACAAGCAAG GGAATTCTTGCAGAATCAATTGGGGAAGACTCTGATGACCATGTGTTTACACTCATGGAAGGGATGATTGACGCTGGCAAAAACACTGCTAATGATGGGAACTGTGAGGATCTTACAGCTGGTGATGAGGAAGGAGAGAGCTCTGTAGCCTCTGTAGAGGATCAACTGCGCAAGGAAATGACTGTGTATGAG AAATTTATTTTGGGAATGCTTACAAACTTTGGAAGCATGGCTTTGGATCGCATTCATAATACTCTCAAG ATGTTCTGCATAGCAGATCCTACTTATGACAAAACCCTCCAACAGCTGCAAAGTTTCTTATCAGGTCTAGTTTCTGAAGAGAAGTTAGAACTAAGAGATGGCATGTACTTTTTAAAAAAATAG
- the LOC101313614 gene encoding uncharacterized protein LOC101313614 has product MDKPLVGSEIHGFHTMQDLDVDTIMEEAKGRWLRPKEIHALLYNYKYFTIHVKPVNLPPSGTIVLFDRKMLRNFRKDGHNWKKRKDGKTVKESHEHLKVGDEERIDVYYAHGEDSPIFVRRCYWLLDKTLEDIVLVHYRETQEVEWTNFQAVAGAALHAVEKLDALELLRNCGSEVKDPACAPFFVQDECSVAPLGSVAASKMKHGKADKLNQGNARLKNLRVRKLIQKARIMRKRKVEEDHETVTFTWRINSFSKLYTFKHYSEIFSIGDFKWRILMYPKGNKEDHLSVYLDISSTTAFPLGWSKYAKFSLTLVNQLWRRKSITKEIHVFKDCEMDYCGFKSLVPLSQFYDYGNGYIVNDICIIEAKVAVRKDDAKILQDHGISACMEPLEKEKEGQGPSNAQPVNVPDISAQLETPCCEQVPASYHSAPISEQIGTDLPNISIPKGIKDVLSTSADELMDFRGLAKIEKACVPLLDEVCSCHSSLIKCQMKRSPKFKEWAFTALGRVLHFLKTKMVKDMTDDVCAELECLWEELQAFKFDLAWLKPYVERALCVNKLVKREVQSLRKGVDELEIEKKRLMAKLEVARRELEKVEGVEKMDMDKVLGYGGWPFCGILNFENCP; this is encoded by the exons ATGGACAAACCGCTTGTGGGTTCCGAGATTCATGGATTTCATACAATGCAAG ATTTGGATGTCGACACTATTATGGAGGAAGCCAAAGGGAGATGGCTCCGCCCAAAAGAAATCCATGCATTACTCTATAACTACAAGTATTTCACCATCCATGTCAAGCCAGTGAACTTGCCCCCAA GTGGCACCATTGTATTGTTTGACCGTAAGATGCTTAGAAACTTCAGGAAAGATGGTCATAACTGGAAAAAGAGAAAAGATGGGAAGACAGTCAAAGAATCTCATGAACACTTGAAA GTTGGTGATGAAGAAAGGATTGATGTATACTATGCCCATGGTGAGGATAGCCCAATCTTTGTCCGGAGGTGTTATTGGCTGCTTGATAA GACTCTAGAAGACATAGTTCTTGTTCATTACCGTGAAACACAGGAGGTAGA ATGGACAAACTTTCAGGCCGTGGCGGGCGCTGCTCTTCACGCCGTTGAGAAG CTTGATGCTTTAGAATTGCTAAGAAATTGTGGCTCTGAGGTTAAGGATCCGGCATGTGCCCCATTTTTTGTTCAGGATGAGTGCAGTGTAGCTCCACTTGGGTCTGTTGCTGCTAGTAAAATGAAGCATGGGAAGGCTGATAAATTGAATCAAGGAAATGCTAGACTGAAGAATCTAAGGGTGCGTAAACTTATTCAGAAGGCTCGTATAATGAGGAAGCGGAAAGTGGAGGAGGATCATGAAACTGTGACATTCACATGGAGAATTAACAGTTTCTCTAAACTATACACCTTCAAGCATTACTCCGAGATTTTCAGCATCGGTGATTTCAAATG GCGGATCCTTATGTATCCAAAGGGAAACAAGGAGGACCACTTATCGGTGTACTTGGATATTTCATCTACTACGGCATTCCCACTTGGCTGGTCTAAATATGCCAAATTCAGCTTAACCTTGGTTAATCAACTTTGGCGCCGCAAGTCAATAACAAAGG AGATTCATGTGTTCAAAGATTGTGAGATGGATTATTGTGGCTTCAAATCATTAGTTCCTCTTAGTCAATTCTATGACTATGGTAATGGGTACATTGTGAATGATATATGCATAATTGAAGCCAAGGTTGCAGTGCGTAAAGATGATGCAAAGATTTTACAAGACCATGGAATTTCTGCATGTATGGAACCCTTAGAGAAGGAAAAAGAAGGGCAGGGACCGTCAAATGCGCAGCCTGTGAATGTTCCAGATATTTCCGCACAATTGGAGACACCGTGTTGTGAACAGGTGCCTGCCAGCTACCACAGTGCACCAATTTCTGAACAAATTGGCACTGACCTTCCTAACATTTCCATTCCCAAGGGAATTAAGGACGTGTTGTCCACATCAGCTGATGAGCTAATGGATTTCAGGGGTTTAGCCAAAATAGAAAAGGCTTGTGTTCCACTGTTAGATGAAGTTTGTTCCTGTCACTCTTCTCTCATTAAATGCCAAATGAAGCGAAGTCCAAAGTTTAAAGAGTGGGCATTCACAGCCTTAGGCCGAGTTCTACATTTTTTGAAAACAAAAATGGTTAAAGATATGACAGATGATGTCTGTGCAGAGCTAGAATGTCTATGGGAAGAGCTCCAGGCCTTCAAATTTGACTTGGCTTGGCTGAAGCCTTATGTTGAAAGAGCTTTGTGTGTCAATAAGTTGGTCAAAAGGGAAGTACAGAGCTTGAGAAAGGGTGTGGATGAATTGGAGATTGAAAAGAAGAGGCTAATGGCTAAGCTTGAGGTAGCAAGAAGAGAATTGGAAAAGGTCGAAGGTGTTGAGAAGATGGACATGGATAAGGTGCTAGGTTATGGGGGTTGGCCGTTCTGTGGAATTCTGAATTTTGAGAATTGTCCTTGA